CATTTTCTTCATCTTCATCACTACAAAACTCATCTGATCGGCACTTTTTGCGAAGAAAGTTGTGTAAGGCAGCGCATGCAAGAACCATTTCTGCTTGAGTCTTGAAAGAAAATGGTGGTGCAGATTTAAAAATCAAAAAAGGAGATTTAAATATACCAAATATTCTTTCAATGACGTTTCTTAAATGCGAGTGGCGAACGTTAAATAGTTCATTTTGATTTGCTAGATCACTTCCTTCCCCACGAAATTCTTGTAGATGATACCGAGTACTTCGTAGTGTAGCTAAGAAGTTACGTCGATTTGCAAACCCACAATCAACTAAATAATATTTTCCTGAAACACATCCAAAACACATGATATAACACACTCAATTTAGAAAACATTTGATCAATTATTATCACATAATATATAATTGGATTACAATCACCTTCTGGTACTTGGAGCCTGTTAATTCTTCTTGTTAACGCATCTTGCAGAACTTTTGAGTCATGAGCTGAACCTTCCCATCCACTTAAGACATATATGAACTCAAGATCAAAGTTACAAGCGGCTAGTACATTTTGAGAAATAACTCCCTTTCGATTACGATAACTTTCCTTTTTAGGACTTTGTACCATTGCATCAATGTGCGTACCATCAAGAGCTCCAATACAATTCTAAAATAAAATGAAAAACATTATTCACTTTATACATTTTGGAAGAAAACAAAATCATAGACGAAATTTTGTACCTTGAAATAAGGATAAAATCGAGTGCTTGTACTTATTTTTGGGGGGACTGTATGTGTAGGCTTTGCCATCAAACTAGGTGCAAGCGTGTTTAAAGCTCTGAGAATCTTGTGAAAGTTTGTACTTGCTGTGAATTTTGACCTCTTAAAAGTATCTATGGTATGGCAGTATTTAGAACTTTGCCCAACTGTCATCAAAAAAGTAGCAAGCATCTCTTCGACATACATATGTCGTGTGTTTCTTAAATCAGTCTTCATTCTGATCAGATAACACAAATCCGCAAATACATCCGGATACATACGATATAATTGCCGAAAATGATGAGGATTTTCTTTCAAAGCCTTTTGAATATAAACGTGTCCTTCTCTAGTGATTTGTCTCCGAATCGGACGTTCAATTTGATTCTCATATGCAGTGACGAGTGTTAATAACAAAACGTCTATATCAGAATCATCTTCCTTATAAAGAATCTGTTCCATTGTTTCGAAACCTACCACAAAATATGATAATAATACTGATCATAACCGTTATAAATAATAACAAGGTTTAAACTTCAAGCAATCAAATATCAGCACATATTCGTAACTTTTTTTCTCCATTATAATGTAATCATTTATTACTGCCAGTCAAAAGAGCATTGAAGATGATTCAATGGAGTCAAAATAATACATTTTGAAATTGATAGAATACATACCTTCGTTGTTGCAGCAGGAACTCTATCGTGGAAATCTTGTGATGAAAATATTCAAGATTGAGTCAATAAAAAAATTGAAAAATCTGATTCACCATGTTAAGACTCGCCTGTTCTTTTGTGAAGAACAAGAAAATGTGAAAGAATAAAATGAAGAAAATAAAGACAACGCACACGTAAGAAAAAAATGGGCTGATAACTCTGAAATTTCAACTGAAAATCTTTAGGTAAAGCTTGGATTCTGATTGCTGAAATTTACTCATAAAAAATATCAAAATCATTCAACTTTCTTAGAACTCTTTTTACTAATAAAATCAATCCCTACTTGAATAACACTAGACTTTAAATCATAATATCAAATCTTAGATTGAATAACAACAAATTTTAAATTTTTATTATTAATGATATTATAATTACAAGAACCAATAACATTGGATTTAAACTCTTTCAATAAAAAATATTTTAAATACAAGAATCAATAACACTAGATTAAAATCAACTATTGAATAACAGTAGATTGTTCTTAGATTTCAATTATATTCAAGTCCATCAATGAATAACTAGATAACTTTTGTCGTACAAAAAAATAGGAATCTTGCAAGTATAGTCAAGATTCTGACCAAAAGTTTTTATGGTTTGTAGTAGTAATGCAAAGTAAGTTGAAGAATATTCCTACACAAAGATGTTGGATGGGTGGATTATCCACATGGATTTACGCCATAGAAGCGGCAATCGAGTTAGCTAGCTCTCAGGAGATTAATAGCTTTTATGATTGCCAACATCAGTGAAGACAACGCTTGTTTTTCAGGCTGCTCAATCCGCGAAAACCGAACCGAAATAGAAAACTGGCTTGTTTTTTTTTCTTGTAATAAAATACAATCCGTATGAATGTTATTATTTAAGGACTGGAGTATATAAATATGGTTCGGTTATAGACCAATCAAACCAAATAAATCGAGAAAACTGTTTATTAGAATATAGTTTTATTTAATAGAGTAGTTATTAGTTATAATTAAATTATTGACGATAATTAATTTAGGAGTAGATACTTTTATATAAAGTAAGATGTCGACCTTGTGCCTTTGGCTTCCGACCTCTGGGTCGTGCGTTCCTCATGTTTCCGGGGTAAAAAAAACATCTAGATATTGAGAGATCTTTAAATATCTTAGGATATAGTTAAATCTAACATAAACCTATGGGTCGTACGCTAACCTTTTATGAGCGCTATCGGTGGCCTTTCATGTCTTGCAAAATGTATTAGACCTGATAATGCTTTGGCTACTAACTTATTTTCAAGATATATTTATTCTCCTATTCACAGGCATTGAAATGGAATAAAGCATATATTATGTTATCTCCAAGATACAGTTGATGTAGAATTGATTTATCCTAGAAAATCCGAGATTGGTATGGTTGGTTTTGAAGATGCATGATATTTATGAGATCCTCATAAAACTCGATTGCGAACCATATATGTTTTTTACAATTAGTGGAACCGCGATCTCTTGGCGTTCCCAGAAACAAACTATGGTTGCGATCCACCAAAATCCGAGCTACATCAAGCGTAGTACACCGCTCTGTATTTGGATGGAGTTTTACAAACTTCCCTGCAACACGAGATAAACACTTCAACCCTTTATGCAAAAATAGTAAATTGGGAACTCCTTTTAAATCAATCCACATCGGCAGAGCATATAAATCAAGAGGATCCAGATCTGTCTCCGGCGACCATTCCCTTACTACCAATGGAACACCAGCAACACGCCAGTATCTTCTCCAGATAACTCTAGCCCTCAGGTGAGCATTCTCAATCTGAAACAGAACAATATTCTTCTCAATAAACCGAACATCGATTTTTGATCCATCCCTTGATGACATCCAAATCCGATTAACTGTGGCATGGATTGAACCCACACGTGGAGCATCACCAATAAAGTGACGTACTACAAATCTTCTCCAGAGCGACTCTGGATTAGCAAAAACTTCATCAGAAATCTGAATTGATGCCACACTGTCAACCACATTAATTTTTGGCATATATATAGAGAACACGAGATGGGATCCAGGGTGGTTTAACTCACCTGAGTGGCAACAGAGTGTCTGTGGGATTATCGAAGCTCGACCACAAATCCTTACTGGAATCTTTGCTCAACAGGCGGAAGTTTCCGGCGTCGGTCATGCGCACTTGTTAAACAGAGCCGTTACTCGGATTCAGTGAATAACTCCAGAGCCGTTGACCTCGAGGGTCAGCGAGAACCAAACCGCGGTCTGCGGTTAGTGTAACCTTGGAACCAGCAGGGACAAGGCCACTAGTTGTGTTGACATCTTGTGCGTGCCACACGATGGTTGTGTTGGGAGTCTTGTTGAACCATATGGATAGACTGAAACCACCGTTTGGTTGGATCTTGCGGAACCCTAAGGCATGAACTGGAGATTTGCTGGGATCTAAAGCCGTCAGAGATTCTCCGACAGGAACAGATCCGTTGATGATGTTTTGAGACAAAACGACAAGTACTTGTAGTTGCAGAACGAGAACAAGTTAAGAGTATCGAACAAGAGAGGAAACCCATTTTGATGAGGACAGATCTTGAGATTACATGTGTTTTATATATAGACTAGATGTTTGCCCGCGCAAAAGCGCGGATTGGCTAGTTTTTATGCATACTGTAAAGTAAAATCAAGTACATTTTATTTGAAAACATCTATACTATTAAAACTGAAACTGCCACTGCATTTAAAATCAATTTCAATTAATTAATTATAATAGTTGTTGTTTC
This genomic interval from Brassica oleracea var. oleracea cultivar TO1000 chromosome C2, BOL, whole genome shotgun sequence contains the following:
- the LOC106326107 gene encoding putative nuclease HARBI1, yielding MVQSPKKESYRNRKGVISQNVLAACNFDLEFIYVLSGWEGSAHDSKVLQDALTRRINRLQVPEGKYYLVDCGFANRRNFLATLRSTRYHLQEFRGEGSDLANQNELFNVRHSHLRNVIERIFGIFKSPFLIFKSAPPFSFKTQAEMVLACAALHNFLRKKCRSDEFCSDEDEENENQTLEGNENQTLDESGIEENFETQEQERENARKWRATIAANMWRDATNTGSQI